In Drosophila simulans strain w501 chromosome X, Prin_Dsim_3.1, whole genome shotgun sequence, one DNA window encodes the following:
- the LOC6739921 gene encoding uncharacterized protein LOC6739921 produces MPYELSHWDNVGGQSTNTAKLNAESGLPKTGPRWFASRELSSVVRSCPSCPSWTWLTLARSSRTRTALDFACSATEADDQGSHDFASYSADLLLPRRSIYIMSALARYEFTHEILARDQSWFKKRLVERRRRVFVISRNEP; encoded by the exons ATGCCGTACGAGTTGAGCCACTGGGATAacgtgggtgg GCAATCCACGAATACCGCGAAGTTGAACGCCGAAAGTGGACTCCCCAAAACCGGGCCACGCTGGTTCGCCTCTCGTGAGCTTTCTTCGGTGGTCAGGTCATGCCCTTCGTGCCCATCGTGGACTTGGCTGACTCTGGCGCGATCAAGCCGCACGCGGACAGCACTCGA TTTTGCCTGCTCAGCGACTGAAGCGGATGACCAAGGATCCCATGACTTTGCCAGTTACTCTGCGGATCTGCTCCTGCCGCGACGCTCGATCTACATCATGAGTGCCCTAGCGCGGTACGAGTTCACTCACGAAATCTTGGCCAGAGATCAGTCGTGGTTTAAAAAGCGCTTGGTGGAAAGGAGGCGACGCGTCTTCGTCATTTCTCGAAACGAACCTTGA
- the LOC6739920 gene encoding protein a6 isoform X1 has product MTLDNPWQAPPPLEDESTHSVNMNQRHSEPFYISPRLFDNRRLKRRRCRWMERLLEHQRICMARMRAQAALASKTDRQLSHLQRRHVAATLQADVTIDLLSDDDETPSAGQSAAAGHNRLLIPAPGHRAPRVGRRQAPRRVATHSYPVTDSILITSDDEHNEKEPSGTARVRSQLSMRSPPPLAPLTQSETIEEVTVSLVPRTSTTANCLTRVSGHPKPCRASTAATNGFATAEGGEGGNETGCFLEVDVGGGITATLPDETTVHTVIANRIYELSLSKLREGLAFSGVPEYTHDLMPEQLQKLSPALRAKVAPLVAPSPPTPISLKLSSDLSISLISDEDECESTGPQANGGVGTEPVHPVVVAAAEAHAAAKLLKQQQPQLSVVQHLQYVGGGLAAPVALALPVMAANPTSSASVVALPLQLPRRRKLG; this is encoded by the exons ATGACCCTTGACAACCCGTGGCAGGCCCCGCCACCGCTAGAAGACGAGTCCACACACTCGGTAA ACATGAACCAGAGACATTCCGAACCATTCTACATATCGCCCCGGCTGTTCGACAACCGTCGTCTCAAGCGGCGCCGCTGTCGTTGGATGGAACGCCTGCTTGAGCACCAGCGGATCTGCATGGCCCGGATGCGCGCCCAAGCGGCTCTCGCCTCCAAGACTGACCGGCAGCTGTCCCATCTGCAGCGGCGCCATGTGGCCGCCACTTTGCAGGCCGACGTGACTATCGACTTGCTGTCGGACGACGATGAGACCCCATCGGCCGGACAGTCCGCTGCAGCTGGCCACAATCGCCTCCTGATACCTGCCCCAGGGCACCGAGCACCTAGAGTGGGCAGAAGGCAGGCGCCGCGCAGAGTTGCCACCCACTCATACCCCGTGACCGACAGCATCCTGATAACCAGCGACGACGAGCACAACGAGAAGGAACCCAGCGGCACGGCAAGAGTACGCTCCCAGCTCTCCATGCGCTCACCGCCACCGCTCGCACCGCTCACACAGTCGGAGACCATCGAAGAGGTAACTGTTTCGTTGGTGCCGCGCACCTCCACCACTGCCAATTGCCTGACGCGAGTGTCAGGTCACCCCAAGCCGTGTCGAGCGTCCACGGCGGCCACCAATGGATTCGCCACCGCCGAAGGCGGAGAGGGCGGCAATGAAACGGGCTGTTTTCTGGAGGTGGACGTGGGCGGAGGCATCACAGCCACGCTGCCGGACGAGACGACTGTTCACACGGTCATCGCCAACCGTATTTACGAACTCTCGCTGAGCAAACTACGCGAAGGCCTGGCCTTTAGTGGAGTGCCGGAATACACGCACGACCTGATGCCGGAGCAGCTGCAGAAACTGTCGCCGGCATTGCGCGCCAAAGTGGCGCCCTTGGTGGCTCCCTCGCCGCCCACGCCCATCTCCCTAAAACTGTCCAGCGACCTCAGCATATCACTGATCTCAGACGAAGACGAATGCGAAAGCACCGGTCCACAAGCCAACGGAGGAGTCGGCACCGAGCCAGTACACCCCGTCGTGGTGGCTGCGGCGGAGGCACACGCTGCCGCTAAGCTgctcaagcagcagcagccacagctcTCGGTGGTGCAGCATCTGCAGTACGTGGGCGGCGGACTCGCAGCTCCAGTGGCTCTGGCCCTTCCGGTGATGGCAGCGAATCCGACCTCGTCTGCTTCCGTCGTTGCcttgccgctgcagctgccgcgACGCCGAAAGCTGGGATGA
- the LOC6739920 gene encoding protein a6 isoform X2: MNQRHSEPFYISPRLFDNRRLKRRRCRWMERLLEHQRICMARMRAQAALASKTDRQLSHLQRRHVAATLQADVTIDLLSDDDETPSAGQSAAAGHNRLLIPAPGHRAPRVGRRQAPRRVATHSYPVTDSILITSDDEHNEKEPSGTARVRSQLSMRSPPPLAPLTQSETIEEVTVSLVPRTSTTANCLTRVSGHPKPCRASTAATNGFATAEGGEGGNETGCFLEVDVGGGITATLPDETTVHTVIANRIYELSLSKLREGLAFSGVPEYTHDLMPEQLQKLSPALRAKVAPLVAPSPPTPISLKLSSDLSISLISDEDECESTGPQANGGVGTEPVHPVVVAAAEAHAAAKLLKQQQPQLSVVQHLQYVGGGLAAPVALALPVMAANPTSSASVVALPLQLPRRRKLG; this comes from the coding sequence ATGAACCAGAGACATTCCGAACCATTCTACATATCGCCCCGGCTGTTCGACAACCGTCGTCTCAAGCGGCGCCGCTGTCGTTGGATGGAACGCCTGCTTGAGCACCAGCGGATCTGCATGGCCCGGATGCGCGCCCAAGCGGCTCTCGCCTCCAAGACTGACCGGCAGCTGTCCCATCTGCAGCGGCGCCATGTGGCCGCCACTTTGCAGGCCGACGTGACTATCGACTTGCTGTCGGACGACGATGAGACCCCATCGGCCGGACAGTCCGCTGCAGCTGGCCACAATCGCCTCCTGATACCTGCCCCAGGGCACCGAGCACCTAGAGTGGGCAGAAGGCAGGCGCCGCGCAGAGTTGCCACCCACTCATACCCCGTGACCGACAGCATCCTGATAACCAGCGACGACGAGCACAACGAGAAGGAACCCAGCGGCACGGCAAGAGTACGCTCCCAGCTCTCCATGCGCTCACCGCCACCGCTCGCACCGCTCACACAGTCGGAGACCATCGAAGAGGTAACTGTTTCGTTGGTGCCGCGCACCTCCACCACTGCCAATTGCCTGACGCGAGTGTCAGGTCACCCCAAGCCGTGTCGAGCGTCCACGGCGGCCACCAATGGATTCGCCACCGCCGAAGGCGGAGAGGGCGGCAATGAAACGGGCTGTTTTCTGGAGGTGGACGTGGGCGGAGGCATCACAGCCACGCTGCCGGACGAGACGACTGTTCACACGGTCATCGCCAACCGTATTTACGAACTCTCGCTGAGCAAACTACGCGAAGGCCTGGCCTTTAGTGGAGTGCCGGAATACACGCACGACCTGATGCCGGAGCAGCTGCAGAAACTGTCGCCGGCATTGCGCGCCAAAGTGGCGCCCTTGGTGGCTCCCTCGCCGCCCACGCCCATCTCCCTAAAACTGTCCAGCGACCTCAGCATATCACTGATCTCAGACGAAGACGAATGCGAAAGCACCGGTCCACAAGCCAACGGAGGAGTCGGCACCGAGCCAGTACACCCCGTCGTGGTGGCTGCGGCGGAGGCACACGCTGCCGCTAAGCTgctcaagcagcagcagccacagctcTCGGTGGTGCAGCATCTGCAGTACGTGGGCGGCGGACTCGCAGCTCCAGTGGCTCTGGCCCTTCCGGTGATGGCAGCGAATCCGACCTCGTCTGCTTCCGTCGTTGCcttgccgctgcagctgccgcgACGCCGAAAGCTGGGATGA